The Providencia sp. PROV188 genome includes a region encoding these proteins:
- the cptA gene encoding phosphoethanolamine transferase CptA, which produces MVNSIKAGKFSWMSLFWLLIFFWYFSSLLQLYVVITGQSNTIGLRDSLLYSSLWLVPALFFPRKIKLVAGLIGIVLWLSSVVALAYFVVYGHQLSQSVMFVMFETNTNEAGEFLRQYLSFKVIAVILAYTLGAIFLWTRLKPVTLPVPGRVIVSALVLIVLFGVPYYNKAIKQQRPFENVVSYVNSKLAYAAPWQFVSGYFLYKNQLANMEELIRDNSKIPPLENFVDANGNTPRTFVLVIGESTSRDRMSLYGYSRQTTPELDQLEKQYPNNLTVFNDVVTPRPYTIEALQQILTFASETEPDLFNSRPSIMNMMKQAGFKTFWITNQQTMTERNTLLTAFSRQTDKQYYLNNDMAQSSRIYDDVVLDPFKEALADPAEKKFIVVHLLGTHMRYEFRYPEDKAIFTDSNSPVPTNLKGDQIKDYNAYDNAQHYNDYVVSTLIKDFDSSKENGFLVFFSDHGEDVYDTPPHEMLGRSEGKPSKVMYNVPFLVWQSPEWLQTHQFDLKDKTARPYSNMDFIYTWSDLAGFKYTGFEPQKSLINNEYQPQPRWIGDPENKASMMLYDDLKK; this is translated from the coding sequence ATGGTTAATTCGATAAAAGCAGGAAAGTTTAGCTGGATGTCCTTGTTCTGGCTGCTAATATTTTTCTGGTATTTTTCATCTTTATTACAGCTGTATGTGGTTATCACCGGGCAAAGTAATACCATCGGGTTAAGAGATTCTCTACTCTATAGCTCACTCTGGCTCGTTCCCGCACTATTTTTCCCTAGAAAAATCAAACTAGTAGCAGGCTTAATCGGGATTGTTTTATGGCTATCCTCGGTCGTCGCTCTTGCTTATTTCGTGGTGTATGGGCATCAATTATCCCAAAGCGTGATGTTTGTGATGTTCGAAACCAACACCAACGAAGCGGGTGAATTCTTACGCCAATATCTGAGCTTTAAAGTGATTGCGGTGATTTTGGCTTACACCCTCGGCGCTATTTTCCTATGGACACGTTTAAAACCTGTCACGTTGCCAGTACCTGGACGTGTGATTGTGTCCGCGCTCGTTCTGATCGTGCTATTTGGTGTGCCTTACTACAACAAAGCCATCAAACAGCAACGCCCTTTTGAGAACGTCGTTTCCTACGTTAACAGTAAATTAGCGTATGCCGCACCATGGCAGTTTGTAAGTGGTTACTTCCTGTATAAGAACCAGCTGGCAAACATGGAAGAATTAATCCGCGACAACAGCAAAATTCCACCGTTAGAAAACTTTGTTGATGCCAATGGCAATACCCCAAGAACGTTTGTGTTAGTGATTGGTGAATCCACCAGCCGCGACAGAATGAGCTTGTATGGCTATTCTCGTCAAACAACGCCAGAGCTTGATCAACTGGAAAAACAGTATCCAAACAATTTGACGGTCTTTAATGATGTGGTCACGCCACGCCCTTATACCATCGAAGCGTTGCAACAGATTTTAACTTTTGCTTCAGAAACTGAGCCTGATCTGTTTAATTCCCGCCCATCGATTATGAATATGATGAAGCAAGCGGGCTTTAAAACATTCTGGATCACCAATCAGCAAACCATGACCGAGCGAAATACGCTGCTAACGGCGTTCTCTCGTCAAACCGATAAGCAATATTATTTGAACAACGATATGGCGCAAAGCTCCCGTATTTATGATGACGTGGTGCTTGACCCATTCAAAGAAGCCTTAGCTGATCCTGCTGAGAAGAAATTTATTGTGGTGCACCTGTTGGGTACCCATATGCGCTATGAGTTCCGTTATCCTGAAGATAAAGCCATCTTCACCGATAGCAATAGCCCAGTGCCAACCAACTTAAAAGGCGACCAAATCAAAGATTACAATGCCTATGATAATGCTCAGCATTACAATGACTATGTGGTTTCTACGCTGATTAAAGATTTCGATTCTTCAAAAGAAAATGGTTTCTTAGTCTTCTTCTCCGATCATGGTGAAGATGTTTACGACACGCCGCCACATGAAATGTTAGGTCGTAGTGAAGGCAAGCCAAGCAAAGTGATGTACAACGTTCCATTCTTAGTATGGCAGTCGCCAGAATGGTTACAGACTCATCAATTTGACTTGAAAGATAAAACCGCTCGCCCATACAGCAATATGGATTTTATCTATACATGGTCTGATTTGGCAGGTTTCAAGTACACCGGATTTGAGCCACAAAAAAGTCTGATTAACAATGAGTACCAACCACAACCTCGTTGGATTGGTGACCCAGAAAATAAAGCATCCATGATGCTGTATGACGACTTAAAGAAATAA